In Urechidicola croceus, a single window of DNA contains:
- a CDS encoding response regulator: MKKKLECILLIDDDEAVNFVHTRVIKKLDCANEVHIAKNGLEALEFLKSKNKNGENYKPNLIFLDINMPIMNGWEFLKEYNKLESFEKGDIVLMMLTSSLNPDDYETANKIPEINGFMNKPMTVKVLEEIINKNFM, translated from the coding sequence ATGAAAAAAAAATTAGAATGTATTTTATTGATAGATGATGATGAAGCAGTAAACTTTGTACATACTAGAGTCATTAAAAAATTAGATTGTGCTAATGAAGTTCATATAGCAAAAAATGGCTTAGAAGCCTTAGAATTTCTAAAAAGTAAAAATAAAAATGGTGAAAATTATAAACCTAATTTGATTTTTTTGGATATAAATATGCCAATAATGAACGGATGGGAATTTTTAAAAGAATATAATAAATTAGAATCATTTGAAAAAGGTGATATTGTATTAATGATGTTAACATCATCATTAAACCCTGATGATTATGAAACTGCCAATAAAATTCCAGAAATTAATGGCTTTATGAATAAACCAATGACTGTAAAAGTTTTAGAAGAAATTATAAATAAAAATTTTATGTGA
- a CDS encoding bifunctional 5,10-methylenetetrahydrofolate dehydrogenase/5,10-methenyltetrahydrofolate cyclohydrolase yields MILLDGKKTSSDIKIEIAEEVKKIKAQGKKTPHLAAVLVGTDGASMTYVGAKVKACELVGFESTLIELPEDTTEEKLLNEIEILNIDNEIDGFIVQLPLPKHIDEQKVLMAINPDKDVDGFHPTNVGRMTLDLPSFIPATPFGIMELLERYKVETSGANVVVIGRSHIVGRPMSILMSQKRPAGDATVTVAHSRTKNLPEITKKADIIIAALGIPEFLTGDMVKDQVTVIDVGITRVDDVSKKRGYRLAGDVHFESVSKKASFITPVPGGVGPMTIAMLLKNTLLACSYKN; encoded by the coding sequence ATGATTCTTTTAGACGGTAAAAAAACATCCTCAGATATTAAAATTGAAATTGCAGAAGAAGTAAAAAAAATAAAAGCCCAAGGTAAAAAAACACCTCACTTAGCAGCTGTGCTAGTTGGTACTGACGGAGCAAGTATGACATATGTTGGTGCAAAAGTAAAAGCTTGTGAATTAGTCGGATTTGAATCCACTCTAATAGAACTTCCTGAAGACACTACTGAAGAAAAATTATTAAATGAAATTGAAATTTTAAACATTGATAATGAAATTGATGGTTTTATAGTTCAACTACCATTACCAAAACATATTGATGAACAAAAGGTATTAATGGCAATAAATCCTGATAAGGATGTTGATGGTTTTCATCCAACAAATGTTGGTAGAATGACATTGGATTTACCAAGTTTTATTCCCGCCACTCCTTTTGGGATTATGGAATTATTAGAACGTTATAAAGTTGAAACTTCTGGCGCTAATGTAGTTGTGATTGGCAGAAGTCATATTGTTGGTCGTCCCATGAGTATATTAATGAGCCAAAAACGCCCTGCTGGAGATGCAACTGTAACTGTTGCGCATAGTCGTACTAAAAATTTACCCGAGATTACTAAAAAGGCTGATATAATTATTGCTGCATTGGGTATTCCTGAATTTTTAACTGGCGATATGGTAAAAGATCAAGTTACTGTTATTGATGTTGGTATCACTCGTGTTGATGATGTGTCTAAAAAACGTGGCTATAGATTGGCTGGAGATGTGCATTTTGAAAGTGTAAGTAAAAAAGCTTCATTTATAACTCCAGTTCCAGGTGGTGTTGGACCTATGACTATTGCTATGTTATTAAAAAATACGTTATTGGCTTGTAGTTATAAAAATTAA
- a CDS encoding DEAD/DEAH box helicase yields the protein MSTFKELGLKPEIVKALTDLGYENPTEIQEKAVPQVIASDQDLKAFAQTGTGKTAAFSLPILQKIDLNNNQVQAIILSPTRELAIQIARNIEEFSTHLKGFGVAAVYGGADISQQMRKLRKGVQIVVGTPGRTVDLIKRKSLRLDSVKWLVLDEADEMLNMGFKDELDQVLEVTPDSKQTLLFSATFPREVDRIARNYMNDPTQIDAGKRNSGSDNVTHEYYVVSDRNRYHALKRIADINPEIYGIIFCRTRRETQEVADKLIQDGYSADSLHGELSQAQRDIVMQKFRKKTLQILVATDVAARGLDVDNLTHVINYKLPDQIESYTHRSGRTGRANSTGISIAIVSPGERRKLSPIERKIGKSFVQKQVPEGKDILKIQLLKLIDKVKDIEVNESQINDFIPEIQEKLADLDRDELIKRFVSIEFNSFLSYYKNASDLNDISSSRRDRRDRDDSRGRRDNENMTRFFINIGRKDKLNPARLIGLINEQNITKNIEIGQIEILDTFSFFELDKNFTNETLAAFTRDSDVEFEGRGVNVEVTEKKRAGSRGGRRDGRKRRSDGGKNHRGANGDRRSKPSGPGSFNKGGFGRDRSDKGRRSKKD from the coding sequence ATGTCAACATTTAAAGAATTAGGTCTTAAACCAGAAATAGTTAAGGCACTAACAGACTTGGGTTATGAAAATCCAACTGAAATCCAAGAAAAAGCAGTTCCACAAGTAATTGCATCAGATCAAGATTTAAAAGCATTTGCACAAACTGGTACAGGTAAAACTGCTGCATTTAGTTTGCCAATACTACAAAAAATTGATTTAAACAACAATCAAGTACAAGCTATCATTTTATCTCCAACTCGTGAATTGGCAATACAAATTGCGCGAAATATTGAAGAATTTTCAACACACTTAAAAGGTTTTGGAGTTGCTGCTGTTTATGGCGGTGCCGATATTAGCCAACAAATGAGAAAGTTGAGAAAAGGAGTACAAATTGTTGTTGGTACTCCAGGTAGAACTGTAGATTTAATCAAACGTAAAAGTTTACGTTTGGATTCTGTAAAGTGGTTAGTATTAGATGAAGCTGATGAAATGCTTAATATGGGATTCAAAGATGAATTAGATCAAGTATTAGAAGTAACACCAGATTCAAAACAAACCCTGTTATTTTCTGCAACATTTCCTAGAGAAGTTGATAGAATTGCCAGAAACTATATGAATGACCCTACTCAAATTGATGCCGGTAAACGTAATTCAGGTTCTGACAATGTAACACATGAATATTATGTAGTTAGCGATCGAAATAGGTATCATGCATTAAAACGTATTGCAGATATAAATCCTGAAATTTATGGAATCATTTTTTGTAGAACGCGTCGTGAAACTCAAGAAGTAGCTGATAAATTAATTCAAGATGGATATAGTGCAGACTCACTTCATGGAGAACTATCACAAGCACAACGCGATATCGTGATGCAAAAGTTTCGTAAAAAAACATTACAAATACTAGTTGCAACTGATGTTGCTGCACGTGGTTTAGATGTTGATAACTTAACACACGTAATTAATTACAAACTTCCTGATCAAATAGAATCATACACACATAGAAGTGGTCGTACAGGTAGAGCCAATAGTACTGGTATTTCTATCGCCATTGTTTCTCCTGGTGAGAGAAGAAAATTATCGCCAATAGAGAGAAAAATTGGTAAGAGTTTCGTTCAAAAACAAGTTCCTGAAGGAAAAGATATTTTAAAAATTCAATTACTAAAATTAATTGATAAAGTAAAGGACATAGAAGTTAATGAAAGTCAAATTAACGACTTTATTCCTGAAATTCAGGAAAAGTTGGCCGATCTTGATAGAGATGAATTAATTAAAAGGTTTGTGTCTATTGAATTTAATAGTTTTCTAAGTTATTATAAAAATGCGAGTGATTTAAACGATATTTCAAGTTCTAGAAGAGACCGTAGAGATCGTGATGATAGCCGTGGAAGAAGAGACAATGAAAATATGACACGTTTCTTCATTAATATTGGTCGAAAAGACAAACTAAACCCTGCTAGATTAATTGGTTTAATTAACGAACAAAACATTACAAAAAACATTGAAATAGGCCAAATTGAAATATTAGATACATTCTCTTTCTTTGAATTAGATAAAAACTTTACTAATGAAACCTTAGCCGCATTCACTAGAGATAGTGATGTAGAATTTGAAGGACGAGGTGTAAATGTTGAAGTTACAGAAAAGAAACGCGCAGGAAGTCGTGGTGGACGAAGAGATGGTAGAAAAAGAAGAAGCGATGGTGGAAAAAATCATCGTGGAGCTAATGGAGATAGACGTTCAAAACCTTCAGGACCAGGAAGTTTTAATAAAGGAGGTTTTGGAAGAGACCGAAGTGACAAAGGTCGCAGAAGTAAAAAGGATTAA
- the ffh gene encoding signal recognition particle protein, which produces MFNNLSDKLDKAFHVLKGHGKITEVNVAETLKEVRRALLDADVNFKIAKEFTKRVKEKAIGQDVLTTLNPGQLMVKLVKDELTELMGGETVGINLGGSPTVILMSGLQGSGKTTFSGKLANYLKTKKTKQVLLVGCDVYRPAAINQLQVVGEQIGVEVYAEVGNNNPVEISQNAIKYAKANGKNVVIIDTAGRLAVDDEMMTEISNIHKAIEPQETLFVVDSMTGQDAVNTAKAFNDILNFDGVILTKLDGDTRGGAALSIKSVVNKPIKFIGTGEKMEAIDVFHPDRMAERILGMGDVISLVERAQEQYDEEEARKIQKKIAKNQFGFDDFLKQIQQIKKMGNMKDLVGMIPGAGKAMKDVDIDDDAFKGIEAIIHSMTPSERSTPSTINSSRKKRIAKGSGTSIQEVNQLMKQFNQMSKMMKMMQGGGGRKMMEMMKGMGR; this is translated from the coding sequence ATGTTTAATAATTTAAGTGATAAGTTAGATAAAGCGTTTCATGTTCTTAAAGGACATGGAAAAATTACTGAGGTAAATGTTGCGGAAACTTTAAAAGAAGTACGAAGAGCCCTTTTAGATGCCGATGTTAACTTTAAAATTGCAAAAGAATTTACCAAACGTGTAAAAGAAAAAGCAATAGGTCAAGATGTATTAACTACGTTAAATCCAGGTCAATTAATGGTAAAACTTGTAAAAGACGAGTTAACTGAATTGATGGGTGGTGAAACTGTGGGAATTAATCTTGGTGGTTCACCAACAGTAATTTTAATGTCTGGTTTACAAGGGTCTGGTAAAACTACTTTTTCTGGTAAATTGGCTAATTACTTAAAAACAAAGAAAACAAAACAAGTTTTATTAGTAGGTTGTGATGTATATCGTCCTGCGGCAATAAATCAACTACAAGTTGTTGGAGAACAAATTGGTGTTGAAGTATATGCAGAAGTTGGAAATAACAATCCAGTTGAAATTTCACAAAACGCAATAAAATATGCAAAGGCAAATGGTAAGAATGTAGTAATCATTGATACTGCTGGTCGATTAGCTGTTGATGATGAAATGATGACTGAAATTTCTAATATTCACAAAGCAATTGAACCACAAGAAACACTATTTGTAGTAGATTCTATGACTGGTCAAGATGCAGTGAATACTGCTAAAGCCTTCAACGACATTCTAAACTTTGATGGAGTAATTCTTACAAAATTAGATGGTGATACTCGTGGTGGTGCTGCCCTATCTATAAAATCAGTAGTTAACAAACCTATTAAGTTTATTGGTACAGGTGAAAAAATGGAAGCAATAGATGTTTTCCATCCTGATCGTATGGCTGAACGTATTCTTGGAATGGGAGATGTTATTTCTCTTGTTGAACGTGCTCAAGAACAATATGACGAAGAAGAAGCGCGAAAAATTCAAAAGAAAATTGCTAAAAATCAATTTGGTTTTGATGATTTCTTAAAACAAATCCAGCAAATCAAGAAGATGGGTAATATGAAAGATCTTGTTGGTATGATTCCTGGTGCTGGAAAAGCTATGAAAGATGTTGATATTGATGATGATGCTTTCAAAGGAATAGAAGCAATAATTCATTCTATGACTCCAAGTGAAAGAAGTACGCCCTCAACTATAAACTCAAGTAGAAAAAAACGTATAGCAAAAGGTTCTGGAACATCTATTCAAGAAGTTAATCAATTGATGAAACAATTTAACCAAATGAGTAAAATGATGAAAATGATGCAAGGTGGAGGCGGAAGAAAGATGATGGAGATGATGAAAGGAATGGGACGATAA
- a CDS encoding YwaF family protein, whose translation MTESLLFKENQNFQTFGLQHMLAILAFVVFGFLLIHWSKKLSKSNQYKIGNIFGFSLSVAVIVWTIIKIYFNGFNIQQDLPFHLCNFTALLIPIFTLTRKKIYYEILLFWILAGTTQAILTPDLKNGFPHFNFLKYWFVHAGLIVFVFYATHIYKMRPTLRSVFKSFFALQGYFILMLIVNKLTNANYFYISKKPKGPTLLDFLGEWPYYILIVELFLIPYFLLIYLPFYLTRNKK comes from the coding sequence TTGACAGAGTCTCTATTATTTAAAGAAAATCAAAATTTTCAAACATTTGGTCTACAACATATGCTAGCGATTCTTGCATTTGTTGTTTTTGGATTCTTATTAATTCATTGGTCAAAAAAATTATCTAAAAGTAATCAATATAAAATTGGAAATATTTTTGGGTTCTCATTATCAGTTGCTGTTATTGTTTGGACAATAATAAAAATATATTTTAACGGTTTTAATATTCAACAAGATTTACCGTTTCATTTATGCAATTTTACAGCCTTACTTATTCCTATATTCACTTTAACTCGTAAGAAAATTTATTATGAAATTTTACTTTTTTGGATTTTGGCAGGAACTACCCAAGCGATTTTAACTCCAGATTTAAAAAATGGTTTTCCACATTTTAATTTTCTAAAATATTGGTTTGTTCACGCAGGATTAATTGTTTTTGTTTTTTACGCTACTCACATCTATAAAATGCGACCAACACTTAGAAGTGTGTTTAAATCATTTTTTGCATTACAAGGGTACTTTATATTAATGTTAATAGTTAATAAATTAACAAATGCTAACTATTTTTATATCAGTAAAAAACCTAAAGGGCCAACTCTGTTAGATTTTTTAGGAGAATGGCCTTATTATATATTAATAGTTGAACTATTTTTAATTCCCTATTTTTTATTGATTTATTTACCATTTTACCTTACAAGAAATAAAAAATAA